A single genomic interval of Macadamia integrifolia cultivar HAES 741 chromosome 6, SCU_Mint_v3, whole genome shotgun sequence harbors:
- the LOC122081100 gene encoding uncharacterized protein LOC122081100 isoform X1: MASASAPFIQAPYDCLPRRPRFKLRKGRHGGSSSHYSSSSSSSSSSTSSSSFDHLRGFSSNFCNSPGLRISSEHPSFRFQAMSTTQGNVTAPKGISKLKDEPDHLLVLVHGILASPSDWTYVEAELKKSLGNKFLIHASSSNTYSKTFRGIDGAGKRLADEVMQVVQKTESLKRISFLAHSLGGLFARYAISVLYSSNLSVSDQPGLADSRNENPENSACSSKQGTVAGLEPINFITLATPHLGVKGRKQLPFLLGVPILEKLAPSIANFFVGRTGCQLFLTDGKPSRPPLLLRMTSDCGDGKFISALAAFRCRIVYANVSYDHMVGWRTSSIRREPELVKVIHPPQRSLDGYKHVVDVEYCLPVLSDGPHFPRKAEKAKEATQSEPNIQNTGEYYDIIEEEMIRGLQRIGWKKVDVSFHSAFWPFFAHNNIHVKNEWLHNAGAGVVAHVADSLKQQESSTFITARL, translated from the exons ATGGCTTCAGCTTCTGCGCCTTTCATCCAAGCTCCGTACGATTGTTTACCGAGGAGGCCGAGGTtcaagcttaggaaaggtagaCATGGGGGTTCCTCTtctcattattcttcttcttcctcgtcgtcttcttcttcgacTTCTTCTTCGTCCTTTGATCATCTACGAGGTTTCTCTTCCAATTTCTGCAACTCTCCTG GCTTGAGGATTTCCTCAGAACATCCCAGCTTTAGATTTCAAGCTATGAGTACCACTCAGGGAAATGTTACGGCACCCAAGGGAATTTCAAAGCTAAAAGATGAACCAGatcatcttcttgttcttgttcatgGCATCTTAGCTAG TCCTAGTGATTGGACATATGTAGAAGCAGAGTTGAAAAAGAGCCTGGGAAACAAATTCTTAATCCATG CAAGTTCATCTAATACCTACAGTAAAACCTTTAGGGGAATTGATGGAGCTGGAAAACGGTTAGCGGATGAA GTTATGCAAGTTGTCCAAAAGACAGAAAGCCTGAAAAGAATCTCCTTTTTAGCCCATTCTCTTGGTGGCTTGTTTGCAAGATATGCAATTTCTGTTCTTTATTCATCAAACCTCTCAGTTAGTGATCAGCCTGGTCTTGCTGATTCTAGAAATGAAAATCCAGAAAATTCAGCTTGCTCTTCAAAACAAGGAACAGTTGCTGGATTGGAGCCAATAAATTTCATTACCTTGGCAACTCCACATCTAGGGGTGAAAGGGAGAAAGCAG CTTCCATTTCTCTTGGGAGTCCCCATCTTGGAGAAACTCGCTCCATCCATAGCCAACTTTTTTGTTGGCAGAACAGGTTGTCAGCTGTTCCTTACAGATGGTAAACCCAGTAGACCACCTCTTCTTCTACGAATGACATCTGATTGCGGGGATGGAAAATTTAT ATCTGCTCTTGCTGCATTCAGATGTCGTATTGTTTATGCCAACGTCTCTTATGACC ATATGGTTGGTTGGCGCACATCCTCCATCAGAAGGGAGCCAGAACTTGTTAAGGTGATTCAT CCCCCTCAACGCTCATTGGATGGTTACAAGCATGTTGTGGATGTGGAATATTGTCTGCCTGTATTGTCTGATGGTCCCCATTTTCCACGGAAAGCAGAAAAAGCAAAGGAGGCAACACAAAGTGAACCCAACATTCAAAACACAGGAGAGTACTATGATATTATTGAAG AGGAAATGATACGTGGACTACAAAGAATAGGGTGGAAGAAAGTTGATGTCAGCTTTCATTCGGCATTTTGGCCCTTCTTTGCCCATAACAATATCCAT GTGAAAAATGAATGGCTTCATAATGCTGGTGCTGGAGTGGTAGCTCATGTTGCTGACAGCTTAAAGCAACAAGAATCTTCTACATTTATCACCGCTAGGTTATAG
- the LOC122081100 gene encoding putative lipase YDL109C isoform X4 yields the protein MSTTQGNVTAPKGISKLKDEPDHLLVLVHGILASPSDWTYVEAELKKSLGNKFLIHASSSNTYSKTFRGIDGAGKRLADEVMQVVQKTESLKRISFLAHSLGGLFARYAISVLYSSNLSVSDQPGLADSRNENPENSACSSKQGTVAGLEPINFITLATPHLGVKGRKQLPFLLGVPILEKLAPSIANFFVGRTGCQLFLTDGKPSRPPLLLRMTSDCGDGKFISALAAFRCRIVYANVSYDHMVGWRTSSIRREPELVKVIHPPQRSLDGYKHVVDVEYCLPVLSDGPHFPRKAEKAKEATQSEPNIQNTGEYYDIIEEEMIRGLQRIGWKKVDVSFHSAFWPFFAHNNIHVKNEWLHNAGAGVVAHVADSLKQQESSTFITARL from the exons ATGAGTACCACTCAGGGAAATGTTACGGCACCCAAGGGAATTTCAAAGCTAAAAGATGAACCAGatcatcttcttgttcttgttcatgGCATCTTAGCTAG TCCTAGTGATTGGACATATGTAGAAGCAGAGTTGAAAAAGAGCCTGGGAAACAAATTCTTAATCCATG CAAGTTCATCTAATACCTACAGTAAAACCTTTAGGGGAATTGATGGAGCTGGAAAACGGTTAGCGGATGAA GTTATGCAAGTTGTCCAAAAGACAGAAAGCCTGAAAAGAATCTCCTTTTTAGCCCATTCTCTTGGTGGCTTGTTTGCAAGATATGCAATTTCTGTTCTTTATTCATCAAACCTCTCAGTTAGTGATCAGCCTGGTCTTGCTGATTCTAGAAATGAAAATCCAGAAAATTCAGCTTGCTCTTCAAAACAAGGAACAGTTGCTGGATTGGAGCCAATAAATTTCATTACCTTGGCAACTCCACATCTAGGGGTGAAAGGGAGAAAGCAG CTTCCATTTCTCTTGGGAGTCCCCATCTTGGAGAAACTCGCTCCATCCATAGCCAACTTTTTTGTTGGCAGAACAGGTTGTCAGCTGTTCCTTACAGATGGTAAACCCAGTAGACCACCTCTTCTTCTACGAATGACATCTGATTGCGGGGATGGAAAATTTAT ATCTGCTCTTGCTGCATTCAGATGTCGTATTGTTTATGCCAACGTCTCTTATGACC ATATGGTTGGTTGGCGCACATCCTCCATCAGAAGGGAGCCAGAACTTGTTAAGGTGATTCAT CCCCCTCAACGCTCATTGGATGGTTACAAGCATGTTGTGGATGTGGAATATTGTCTGCCTGTATTGTCTGATGGTCCCCATTTTCCACGGAAAGCAGAAAAAGCAAAGGAGGCAACACAAAGTGAACCCAACATTCAAAACACAGGAGAGTACTATGATATTATTGAAG AGGAAATGATACGTGGACTACAAAGAATAGGGTGGAAGAAAGTTGATGTCAGCTTTCATTCGGCATTTTGGCCCTTCTTTGCCCATAACAATATCCAT GTGAAAAATGAATGGCTTCATAATGCTGGTGCTGGAGTGGTAGCTCATGTTGCTGACAGCTTAAAGCAACAAGAATCTTCTACATTTATCACCGCTAGGTTATAG
- the LOC122081100 gene encoding uncharacterized protein LOC122081100 isoform X2 yields the protein MASASAPFIQAPYDCLPRRPRFKLRKGRHGGSSSHYSSSSSSSSSSTSSSSFDHLRGFSSNFCNSPGLRISSEHPSFRFQAMSTTQGNVTAPKGISKLKDEPDHLLVLVHGILASPSDWTYVEAELKKSLGNKFLIHASSSNTYSKTFRGIDGAGKRLADEVMQVVQKTESLKRISFLAHSLGGLFARYAISVLYSSNLSVSDQPGLADSRNENPENSACSSKQGTVAGLEPINFITLATPHLGVKGRKQLPFLLGVPILEKLAPSIANFFVGRTGCQLFLTDGKPSRPPLLLRMTSDCGDGKFISALAAFRCRIVYANVSYDHMVGWRTSSIRREPELVKPPQRSLDGYKHVVDVEYCLPVLSDGPHFPRKAEKAKEATQSEPNIQNTGEYYDIIEEEMIRGLQRIGWKKVDVSFHSAFWPFFAHNNIHVKNEWLHNAGAGVVAHVADSLKQQESSTFITARL from the exons ATGGCTTCAGCTTCTGCGCCTTTCATCCAAGCTCCGTACGATTGTTTACCGAGGAGGCCGAGGTtcaagcttaggaaaggtagaCATGGGGGTTCCTCTtctcattattcttcttcttcctcgtcgtcttcttcttcgacTTCTTCTTCGTCCTTTGATCATCTACGAGGTTTCTCTTCCAATTTCTGCAACTCTCCTG GCTTGAGGATTTCCTCAGAACATCCCAGCTTTAGATTTCAAGCTATGAGTACCACTCAGGGAAATGTTACGGCACCCAAGGGAATTTCAAAGCTAAAAGATGAACCAGatcatcttcttgttcttgttcatgGCATCTTAGCTAG TCCTAGTGATTGGACATATGTAGAAGCAGAGTTGAAAAAGAGCCTGGGAAACAAATTCTTAATCCATG CAAGTTCATCTAATACCTACAGTAAAACCTTTAGGGGAATTGATGGAGCTGGAAAACGGTTAGCGGATGAA GTTATGCAAGTTGTCCAAAAGACAGAAAGCCTGAAAAGAATCTCCTTTTTAGCCCATTCTCTTGGTGGCTTGTTTGCAAGATATGCAATTTCTGTTCTTTATTCATCAAACCTCTCAGTTAGTGATCAGCCTGGTCTTGCTGATTCTAGAAATGAAAATCCAGAAAATTCAGCTTGCTCTTCAAAACAAGGAACAGTTGCTGGATTGGAGCCAATAAATTTCATTACCTTGGCAACTCCACATCTAGGGGTGAAAGGGAGAAAGCAG CTTCCATTTCTCTTGGGAGTCCCCATCTTGGAGAAACTCGCTCCATCCATAGCCAACTTTTTTGTTGGCAGAACAGGTTGTCAGCTGTTCCTTACAGATGGTAAACCCAGTAGACCACCTCTTCTTCTACGAATGACATCTGATTGCGGGGATGGAAAATTTAT ATCTGCTCTTGCTGCATTCAGATGTCGTATTGTTTATGCCAACGTCTCTTATGACC ATATGGTTGGTTGGCGCACATCCTCCATCAGAAGGGAGCCAGAACTTGTTAAG CCCCCTCAACGCTCATTGGATGGTTACAAGCATGTTGTGGATGTGGAATATTGTCTGCCTGTATTGTCTGATGGTCCCCATTTTCCACGGAAAGCAGAAAAAGCAAAGGAGGCAACACAAAGTGAACCCAACATTCAAAACACAGGAGAGTACTATGATATTATTGAAG AGGAAATGATACGTGGACTACAAAGAATAGGGTGGAAGAAAGTTGATGTCAGCTTTCATTCGGCATTTTGGCCCTTCTTTGCCCATAACAATATCCAT GTGAAAAATGAATGGCTTCATAATGCTGGTGCTGGAGTGGTAGCTCATGTTGCTGACAGCTTAAAGCAACAAGAATCTTCTACATTTATCACCGCTAGGTTATAG
- the LOC122081100 gene encoding putative lipase YDR444W isoform X3, translating to MASASAPFIQAPYDCLPRRPRFKLRKGRHGGSSSHYSSSSSSSSSSTSSSSFDHLRGFSSNFCNSPGLRISSEHPSFRFQAMSTTQGNVTAPKGISKLKDEPDHLLVLVHGILASPSDWTYVEAELKKSLGNKFLIHASSSNTYSKTFRGIDGAGKRLADEVMQVVQKTESLKRISFLAHSLGGLFARYAISVLYSSNLSVSDQPGLADSRNENPENSACSSKQGTVAGLEPINFITLATPHLGVKGRKQLPFLLGVPILEKLAPSIANFFVGRTGCQLFLTDGKPSRPPLLLRMTSDCGDGKFISALAAFRCRIVYANVSYDHMVGWRTSSIRREPELVKVIHPPQRSLDGYKHVVDVEYCLPVLSDGPHFPRKAEKAKEATQSEPNIQNTGEYYDIIEGEK from the exons ATGGCTTCAGCTTCTGCGCCTTTCATCCAAGCTCCGTACGATTGTTTACCGAGGAGGCCGAGGTtcaagcttaggaaaggtagaCATGGGGGTTCCTCTtctcattattcttcttcttcctcgtcgtcttcttcttcgacTTCTTCTTCGTCCTTTGATCATCTACGAGGTTTCTCTTCCAATTTCTGCAACTCTCCTG GCTTGAGGATTTCCTCAGAACATCCCAGCTTTAGATTTCAAGCTATGAGTACCACTCAGGGAAATGTTACGGCACCCAAGGGAATTTCAAAGCTAAAAGATGAACCAGatcatcttcttgttcttgttcatgGCATCTTAGCTAG TCCTAGTGATTGGACATATGTAGAAGCAGAGTTGAAAAAGAGCCTGGGAAACAAATTCTTAATCCATG CAAGTTCATCTAATACCTACAGTAAAACCTTTAGGGGAATTGATGGAGCTGGAAAACGGTTAGCGGATGAA GTTATGCAAGTTGTCCAAAAGACAGAAAGCCTGAAAAGAATCTCCTTTTTAGCCCATTCTCTTGGTGGCTTGTTTGCAAGATATGCAATTTCTGTTCTTTATTCATCAAACCTCTCAGTTAGTGATCAGCCTGGTCTTGCTGATTCTAGAAATGAAAATCCAGAAAATTCAGCTTGCTCTTCAAAACAAGGAACAGTTGCTGGATTGGAGCCAATAAATTTCATTACCTTGGCAACTCCACATCTAGGGGTGAAAGGGAGAAAGCAG CTTCCATTTCTCTTGGGAGTCCCCATCTTGGAGAAACTCGCTCCATCCATAGCCAACTTTTTTGTTGGCAGAACAGGTTGTCAGCTGTTCCTTACAGATGGTAAACCCAGTAGACCACCTCTTCTTCTACGAATGACATCTGATTGCGGGGATGGAAAATTTAT ATCTGCTCTTGCTGCATTCAGATGTCGTATTGTTTATGCCAACGTCTCTTATGACC ATATGGTTGGTTGGCGCACATCCTCCATCAGAAGGGAGCCAGAACTTGTTAAGGTGATTCAT CCCCCTCAACGCTCATTGGATGGTTACAAGCATGTTGTGGATGTGGAATATTGTCTGCCTGTATTGTCTGATGGTCCCCATTTTCCACGGAAAGCAGAAAAAGCAAAGGAGGCAACACAAAGTGAACCCAACATTCAAAACACAGGAGAGTACTATGATATTATTGAAG GTGAAAAATGA